The genomic segment CGACCCGAAGGACCTCATCCACACCTTCGGCATGATCGGCGTCTGGGTGATCCTCTTCGCCGAGACCGGGCTGCTGGTCGGCTTCTTCTTCCCGGGTGACTCGCTGCTGTTCCTGGCCGGGGTGGCCGCCTCCCCGGTGGCCGACGCCATCTTCGGCGACGGCACCCGCGTGTCCCTGGCCGGGCTGCTGATCGGCGGTCCGCTCTGCGCCATCGTCGGCGCCCAGCTCGGGCACTGGCTCGGCGCCCGGTTCGGCCGCCGCATGTTCGACAAGCCCAACTCCCGGCTGTTCAAGCGGGAGTACGTGGAGAAGGCGGAGTACTACTTCCAGAAGTTCGGCCCGGCGAAGGCCGTGGTGCTGGCCCGGTTCATCCCGATCGTGCGGACGTTCCTCAACCCGGTGGCCGGGGTGCTGGGCATGTCGTCCCGCCAGTTCTTCGTGTGGAACGTGGTGGGCGCGATCCTCTGGGTGGACGGCATCCTGCTGATCGGCTACCTGCTGGCCCGCCAGATCTACGACGCCATCGGCGACAAGATCGACAGGTACATCCTGCCGGTGGTCGCGCTGATCATCGTGATCTCGGTGCTGCCGATCTTCTTCGAGTTCCTGCGGGACCGGCGGGCACGCAAGCGCGGCGAGGCGGTCGCGGTGATCACCGCGGCGACCGTGGCGGGCACTGTGGAGGCGGCCCGTGAGGGCATCCACGAGCACGGTGACGGGCACGACGGTTCGCACCGCCGCTGAGCGGCCGTGTAAAGACAGCGAAGGCCGGCCCTCGGGCGAGGACCGGCCTTCGACGTCACTGCTCCAGCCGGGTCACACGGACGACGACAGCCGTCACCGTGCGCTGATGGCGCCACCCCTCGCACGCCACCGGTCACCCGGTCGGGACGACCCTCGTTCGGGTCGGCCCGAAGGTTTCAGCGAGCCTTCTTGGTGGCCCGCTTCCGCGGCGGGGTGAGCAGATCCGCGATCGTGGCGATCGCGGACGGCACCAGCCGGTAGTACGCCCAGACCCCGCGCTTCTCCCGCTCCAGCAAGCCGGCCTCGGTGAGGATTCGCAGGTGGTGGCTGACCGTCGGCTGCGAGAGGCCGAGCGGCGCGGTGAGGTCACACACGCACGCCTCCCCCTCGGGAGCCGACTGGATCAGGCTGAGCAGCCGCAGCCGTGCGGGGTCAGCGAGGGCCTTGAGGACCCCCGCAAGCCGCTCGGCGTCGGCGCGTTCGATCGGCTCGCCGGCAAGCGGCGAGATCTGAGGCATGGTCATTTCAGCCAACGCAGTTCCCACGTATTCCATCCTTCCACCAGCAGCATCGATCCGCCTGCATATCAGCAGATCCGAATCGGCAAACTTTTACGCCACAAGGCCGAGGTCAGCCAACGTATAGGCCGCCCGATAGGGCAATCCGGCGGCTCGCACCGTGTCGCCGGCACCTCGATCAACAATAACCGCCACACCCACCACCTCGGCCCCTGCCTCACGCAATGCCTCGACAGCCGTCAACACACTTCCACCGGTCGTGGAGGTGTCCTCGACCGCCAGCACCCGCCGCCCGGAGACGTCCGGCCCCTCGATCCGGCGCTGAAGACCGTGAGCCTTGCCCTCCTTGCGGACCACGAAGGCGTCGACAGCGCGGCCGGTGCCCGCCGAGGCGTGCAGCATGGCGGCGGCCACCGGATCGGCGCCCAGGGTCAGCCCACCGACCGCGTCGTACGCCCAGTCGGCGGTGAGGTCACGCATGACCCGACCGATCAACGGAGCCGCCTCGTGATGGAGCGTGACGCGACGCAGATCCACGTACCAGTCCGCCTCGCGGCCCGACGAGAGCACCACCCGGCCATGCACCACAGCGAGGTCAGTGATGAATTTGCGCAGGTCGTCGTGGTCGCCCATGGCCCAAGAGCGTACTTCGCAAGTCTGAGCGCCGTGCTTCGGGTCTGCCCTGGTCAACCCTGCGGGCGACGGACGGGTGGCGATGAGCGGCTACGCTGTGCGACCGTCCATCCCGGCCGGCCGTCGCACCGGCTCGCCGACGGTCGGCCACCGGTGCGCCGCGCTACCGGCCGACAGTCCCCCGGGTGTCCCGCCGGAAGCCACGCAGCAGGCGTTTCGGCGCGTGTCGCAGTCCGGCCGCCGCCACCTTGTACTTCCAGTCCGGGACACTCACGGACTTGCCTTTATGCAGGTCACGAAGCCCTTCGGCGACCACATCGTCGGCTCGCAGCCAGGCCCAGGCGGGCAGGCGGGACATGTCGATGCCCGCGCGTTCGTGATTTCCGGTTCGTGTGTAGCCGGGGCAGAGCGCCATCACGCGTACGCCGAGCGGCGCGACGGACTGGCCGATCGATTCACTGAAATTCGTCACCCACGCCTTGCTGGCGGAGTACGTGGATCCCGGCATGGGGACACCGAAGCCCGCGACGGAAGAGACATTTATCACTGCCCCGTGGCCTCGTTCGATCATCGGACCGAGGGCGGCATGGGTCAGACGCAGCACCGCGAGCACGTTGAGCCGGACGAGTCGCGCCTCGTCCGCCACCGACGAACGGACGAACGAGGTGTTCAGACTGATGCCGGCGTTGTTGACGAGCAGCTCGATCGGCGTACCGGCGGCCAGCCGGTGTTCGACAGCCGGACAACCGTCCTCGGTGGACAGATCGGCGGCGATCGTCTCGGCGTCGCCGCCGTGCCGGCCGGTCAGCTCGGCCGCCAGCGCGTCGAGCCGAGCCGCGTCCCGGGCCACCAGGACGAGGTCCCAGCCGTCGGCGGCGAGCCGCCGGGCGAACGCCTCGCCGATGCCGAGGCTGGCGCCGGTGACCAGGGCGCGGCGCCGGGAGGGGTGGGTGTCACCGGTCATCGGCGGTCCTCGGGGGGTGGCGGGAACCCGCCCGGCTGAGCGGGCGGGGCGGACGGCTGGTGCAGACCGGGCGGCGGTCCCCAGGGCGTCGGCCCGGTGTTCGGCGCGCCGGACACCGTCGCGCCGTAGCCGGACAGCCGCAGCGGTGCGGTGCGGCGGCGCAGGAACGCCCCGGACGACGGCAACGTGAGCAGCGCAGCGACCACCAGGTAGCCGAGGATCTGCGTCACCGACACCGTCGCGTTCACCGGGATCCACCACGAGGGGTAGGCGTCACCGACCAGTCCCAGCAGCTCGGCGGTGATCCGGTCGTCCGCGCCGAGCCGCAGCGGGGCGGCCCGCTGGCCGACCAGCACCGCCAGCCCGCAGCATCCGCAGAGCAGGCCCGTACCGGCGACCACCCAGGTCGCCGTGCGGGCGGCGGGACGGCCGGCGAGCAGGCCGAACGCGAGCCCGGCCAGCAGGAGGGCGGCGAGCACACCGAGGACGGCGGCCAGCACCGTGGAACCGCGCAGCAGGCCGGCCACCTGGTCGATGTCGCCGCCGCTCGCGCCGGTCCGTTGCGCCGCCGCGTTCCGGAACCGGTCCACCGTGCCGCCGCCGACGGCCAGGTTGGCCACCGCGTACGCCACGGCGCCCACCGCCATCGCCAGCAGCAGCGCCGCCGCGGCGAGGACCGTGCCGGGCCGGCGGGGTGCGGCCCGATCGGGGTACGACACGACTGATCCCTCCGGTAGGCGTCGGCTTGCAACCTACTCGGAGGGATCGTCGGCGTCGCGTCAATCCGGACGTCAACTTCCGGATGGCGGCTCCGGGTCGCGGCGCTCGCCCGGCTGACCGCCCGGCGCGGACGGCGGCTGACCGCCCGGCGCGGACGGCGGCTGACCGCCGGGCGTCGACGGCGGGGTGCCGGGAGCCGGCGGGTACGACGGGTACGCCGGGTCGCCGGACTGGCCCGGGTACGCCGGGTAGGCGCCACCCGGCACCGGCGGCTCCCAGCCGGCCTTGGGCTTGCGGAAGAACTCGTTCGCCTTCGGCAGCGCCAGCAGGATCAGCGCGGCCAGCAGGGCGAGCAGCGCGATCAGACCCAGCAGCAGGTTGACCGGGGTGTACCAGGACGGCAGCGCGTCGTCCAGCCGGCGCTGGATCTCCTCGGCGCTGGGCATGTCACCGCTGGTGGTGCCGCTGCCCGTCATGCCGCCGGTGAGACCGGTCAGCAGCCCGCCGCCGGTGCAGCAGAACAGGATGCCGCCCAGCACCCAGGTGGTGATCCGGGAGCCGTTCTTGCCCCGGTTGTTCAGCAGCGCGAGGACGACGAGCCCGGCCGCGATCAGCAGCGACACGACCGCCGTGATGAGGCTGAACGCGTACGCGATGTCGGCGGCCCCCTCGGCCGAGGTGCCGGCGTACGCGTCGGTGAGAACGTCTCGGATCTTGCCGACGACGGCCAGCGCGACGATCAGGTTCACCACCTGGATCGCGGCGACGAGGATGAGCAGCCAACTGGAGAGCGTCACCACGCCGGGACGCGTGCGGGGCGGGGTGCCCGGAGCATCGACCATGATTCTCCCTTCCTGGATCAGATGCCCACCGTAGCGATCTTCCACCAGCTCAGCACGCCGGAATGGCTCACCTCTCGGCGGCGCGCCGCAACCGGCGGTGCTCGGCGGTGACCACGCCGAGCAGCGCGAGGTCGAGCGCGACGGCGGAGACCGCGCCGAACTGGTTGACGGTGAAGTTGAATACCTGCCCGAACAGCAGGTCGACGAGCAGCGCCAGCTTGAACAGGCGGAACGCCTCGGCCCGGTTGCGCCGCAGCAGCCAGGCGGCCCAGATACCGAGCACCGCGGTGACGAGCGCGGTGGCGCTGACGCCGAGCACCGCGCCCCACTCCCGTTCCTGGTCCAGGTGCCCGGTCACGCCGTCGAGGAACACCGCCACCACCGTCAGCACCGGCTCGACGACCAGGTAGACCACCACCGGCCAGACCAGCCAGCGGCGTCCGGCCGCCCAGACGGCGAGGCGCCGGGCCCGGTCCGCCGCCCGCTGCCAGAGCGGCACCGGCGGCGGCTCCCGGTGGGGCACCGCGTCCAGCAGGTGCGCCACCGCCGTCTCGGTGTCCGGCCCGGTGCCCTGCACGAGCCGCAGCACGGCGATCCGGCGCCTGTCGGTCAGCCCGCCCGGGAGACCGCTGAGCACCATGTCCAGCGCGTTCGCGGTGCGCTCGGCGGGCGTCAGCCGGGACCGGCCGGTGCGTCCGCGTACGGCCTGGGTGAGCAGGACCAGCAGCGCGAACGCGACGTAGATGATGGCGGCGGCGGGGGCGTAGAAGTAGTCGGTGCCGGTGGTGACGAACTTGCCCACCTCGTCGATGAACAGCCCGAACCCGATGCCGCCGACGATCGCCCCGCCGGTGCGGGCGCCGCCGCCGAGGAAGACGAGCGGGATGCCCAGGCCGACGGCGAGCAGCAGGCCGCCCCAGAGCACGTGCGCGATGTGCAGCCCGCCGCCGCCGAGCTGCGGATAGTCGGTGGCCTTCAGGTACGCGCGGACGGCGAGCACGGTGACCACGCCGGAGAGCACGAACGCCTGGAGGTAGGACGCCGCCTCGACCGCCCGGGTCGGCAGCCGGCGGACCAGCCAGCCGATCCCCGGTCGGTGGCGCGGCGATTCGGGTGGCATGCCCCGAAACCTAGTAGCCGCGCCACTCCTCGCGGGCGTAGTCCAGCACCCTGGGCCGCAACAGCGTGGAGGCCGGCACGTCCAGCCGGGCCCGGTCGGCGGGGAACGTGGCGGCGGCGGCGAGCACGTCGGGCGTGAGGAAACGCAGCGGCGGCGGGTCGGCCGGCAGCGCCAGCTCCGGCGCGACGTCGCCCGGCGCGGCGAGCACGAACCCCCAGTCGCCGAAGCTCGGCACGTCGACGTGGTACGGCACGGTGGCGAAGCCCGCCTCGCGGATCGACCGCTCGATCGACCAGTACGACCGGGGCGCGAAGTAGGGCGACCCGGACTGCACGACCAGCCGCCCGCCGGGGGCCAGCACCGGCCGGATCAGCGTGTAGAACTCGATCGTGTAGAGCTTCGCGGTGGCCGTCTCGTCCGGGTCGGGCAGGTCGGCGATCACCACGTCGAAGCGGTCCGTGGCGGTACGCAGCCAGGCGAACGCGTCCAGGTTGAGCACCCGTACCCGGGGGTCGGTGAGCGACTCCCGGTTCAGCTCGCGCAGCTGCGGCTCGCGGCGGGCCAGCTCCACCACGGCCGGGTCGAGGTCGACGAGCGTCACCGACCGCACGTCCGGGTACTTGAGGATCTCCCGCGCGGCCAGCCCGTCCCCGGCCCCGAGCACCAGCACGTCACCGTGTGCCCCGCGCATCGCCGGGTGCACGAGCGCCTCGTGGTAGCGGTACTCGTCGATCGAGCTGAACTGGAGGTCGCCGTTGAGGAACAGCCGTAGGTCGGTGGCGGATTGGCCGGGTTCGCGCACCGAGCGGGTCAGCACGATCTCCTGGTAGCGGCTGCGCTCGGCGTGCACCACCGGGTCGCGGTAGAGCTGCTGGCGGGTGGTCACCTCGAAGTCGTGGGCGGTCACCCACGCGTACCCGAGGAGCAGACCGACCACGACGGTGGCGGCGCCCAGCGCGGCCCGCGCCCGGCGGCTGAGGTCGGCCCGGAACACGGTGAAGACGAGCACCACCCCGGCGACCGCGTTCACCGCGCCCACCACGAGCGCGCCCTTGAGCTGGCCGAAGACCGGGATCAGCAGGAACGGGAAGGCCAGCCCGCCGAGCAGCGCGCCCACGTAGTCGGCGGCGAACAGGTCGGCCACCGCGCTGCCCGCGGACTGCTCCCGGATGCGTTGCAGCATCACCATGAGCAGCGGGATCTCCGCGCCGATCAGCAGGCCGAGCACGAACGCGGTGCCGACGAGCGCTGGCCCGTACAGGTCGAGCCAGGCGAACGCGGCGTAGAGACCGAGCACGGACAGGCCGCCGAGCAGCGCCAGCGTCAGCTCGATCACCGCGAACGAGACCACCGCCCGGGACTGCAACGGCTTCGCCACCAGCGCGCCGACGCCCATCGCGAAGACCATCACGCCGAGCACGATCGACGCCTGGCCGACCGTGTCGCCGATCAGGTAGCTGCCGAGCGCCACAAGCGCCAGCTCGTACACCAGGCCGCAGGCCGCGCACACGAAGACCGCGAGCAGGACCGCCGCGCGGGCCAGGCGCCACCGCGGCCGTGCGGCCACGTCGACGGTCACTGTCTGCTCCGGGTACGTCCGGCGGCTCCCGCCCCGGCGCGCTGCGCGGGCACCCGTGCCCGGTGGTTGCGGCGCTGTCGCACGCCCACGGCGAGGAACAGCGCGGCGAGCAGGAACAGGCCGACCGAGCTGAGCACGTAGATCCAGCGGTCCCGCCAGAAGTCGTTGCCGGCGTCCGGCAGCGGAGCGGCGGCTGTCGACGGCGCGGCGGTGGGTGTCGCGGCCGGCTCGGCGAGCCCGCGCTCGGCGGCGAGCAGCGGCAGGATCGTGGCGGCCCGGGTGACGGCCCAGCCCGGGTCGTCGACGAACGCCTCCTCGTCCAGCCCGAACCGGCCCAGCCGGGTCTCGATCGCGGCGAGGTCGGCGAACTCGATGTCGTCCGAGCCCTTGATCCGGATCGTGGCGGAGTCCTCCGACTCGCTGCTGGACGAGGTGTACCTGACGTTCGCGGAGACCGCGAGCCAGCGCGCGCAGCCGGGCGCGTCGATGACTGTGGTGCCGTCGCCGAGGTTGGAGCCGACGCTCACCTCGTCGTACACGTCGAGCAGTTCCCAGCCGTAGCAGATGCCCTGGCTGTCGGCGGCGGCGCGGAGGATCGGCACGGTGCCGGACCGCTCGTCGGCGATCGGTGCGGGGACGGAGGTGTCCGAGTCGCCGCTGAACACGCCGATGGCGCAGACGACGACCACGATCCCCACGACCACGGACCAGATCACCGTCTGCGTGCGCTTGTCCTTCCCCACCGAGTGCTTGGCGGGCCTGCCGCTCATCAGATGATCGCGGCCGCGATGATCGCACCGGTGGCGAGGTGCACGGTGGCGGAGACCCAGACGGCCGGGTGCGGCTGCGGGTCGACGAGCAGCTCACCGAGCTTGCCCGGGGTGGCCACGTCGAGCAGCACGAACGCCGCCGCCATGATCACCAGGCCGAGGATGCCGTACGCGGCGGCGCCGATCAGCCCCAGCGTGAAGTCGTCGTCGCTGGCGACGATCGCGGCGACCACGATCGTGCCCACCCCGAGCAGGTTCGACGAGAGCAGCAGCGCCGCGTTGCGGTTGCGCTCGGCCCAGATCAGCTCGTGGAGCTTGCCGGGGGTGGCCAGATCGACCAGCACGTAGCCGATCGCCATCAGGACGACGCCGACCGCGCCGTACGCGAGGGTGACCAGCAGGTCGGTGACGAGATGCTGCACAGAGGACTCCAGGATGAGGGGATCGACAGGGCTACTTGCCGGAGCCGGGGCCGCCGCCCCGGACCGTGCTGCCTCGGCCCCAGCCCCAGCTGTTGCCGACGACGCTGTGGTACCGGGGGTAGGCGGTGGTCATCCTCTCCAGCAGGATCACCGAGCCGACGGCGAGCGGGAGGATCACCACCGAGTCGTCGTCGTAGCGCAGGTAGACGCCGCTGCCGTCGACGTACTGGTCGGCCGGCCGCCAGGCGTCGGTGATCTGCTTGGACACCTCGCTCGGCGCCTTGTTCGAGGTGTACGCGATCGCGTTCGAGCCGATGTCCCGCCCGGAGGCGCGGGAGAAGTTGTCCTCCACGTAGCCCCGGGGCGAGAAGTTGCCGTAGAAGATCGCGAAGGCGGCGATGAGCGCGCCGATGACGGCGACCGCCACGCCCACCACGAACCACCGTCGGTACGTCACAGCTCCTCCACCACGGTCTCGGTCAGAACCAGCTCGTTCGTCTGCGGGTAGACGTGCCAGGTACGCCAGGCGAGCGCACCGTCCGGCGGCCGGGGCCGGACGGAGAGCGCGGTGACCGCGTCCTCGTCGCCGGGGAAGACCCCGATCAGCGCGTACGGATCCTCGGCGAGCTCGGCGCGCAGCGCCGCGACCCGGGTACGCAGGCCGTCGCCGTCCGGCCGGAGCACGGTGGCCATGAACCGGTAACCGGTCGTAGCGTCGTGCAGCGCGTCCGGCAGGTGCGGCGGGCGGCCGGGCAGGCAGGCGACCGTCTCGGTGAGCCCACCGAGCACCACCTGGTGCGAGGCGCCGAGCAGGCGCAGCCGCAGCCGGGGCAGGCCGGGCAGGTCGATGTCGCGTACGGCGAGCGCCGGCAGCTCCGGGCCGCCGAGGGCCAGGCTCAGGTCGGCGGCGCTGGTGTCGACGTAGGGCGTGTGCAGGGAGACGAGCACGTCAGCGCACCGTCTCCGGTCCACCCTGCGGGTAGATCATCACCTCGGCGCGGCGCAGCTCCTCACCGAGGTTGACCTCCCAGCCGGCCTCGCCGTACGCCTCGAACGACAGGCGTGCGCCGCCGGGCGCCTGGTAGTCGTAGTAGCGCATGGTGCCGTGCGGGTCGAGGCCGGTGCCCTCGGTCGCGGTGTACCGGGCCTGGCCCGACTCGTCCCAGTTGTAGCGGCGGCCGGCCATCTCCAGCGTCGGGGCACCAGGCGTGACGGTGGCCCCCGGCTCGCTGGTCCAGAGCACCAGTTCCAGGTCCGGGTCGGTCTCGACGGAGAGCCAGCGCTTCACCCCACCCGCGTCGTCGAGCAGGTGCTCCGCCCAGCTCCACCCGCCCTCGACCAGGTGCACCGAGCCGCGCACGGTGTACGGCACCGAGCGGATCTCGACGATGTCACCGGGCTTGAGCGCGCGCGGGTCGCCACGCAGCGCGTCCGCGTCCCGGTCCCGGAACGGGTCACCCGGTGCCGCCTTCGCCTTCGGGCCGGACGCCGACCGGGACCTCCGCAGCGCGATCACGGCGATCACCACACCGGCCACCCCGACGAGGCACCCCAGCGTGGTCACCACGTACGCCAACGAACCGTTCACTACCGCCTCCCCCAACCCGCTCGGCGGGAACGGTAACAACCGCACGCACGCCTTCTGAAGTCCTGTTCGCTGAGTGTGCGGTCAGCTACCGCTCGCCGCCGGCGAGCCGGTCGGCGGCGTACTCGCGCAGCGTGGCGCGGCCCATGAGGCAGCCGGAGAACGTGGTGAACTCGCCGTCGTCGCCGCGCAGCCGGGTCCACGCCGCCCGCCCGGCGGCCGGGTCGACCGCCTCCAGCAGCGTCGCCGCGTACGCCCGCCCGGCCGGTGAACCCTTGCGGAGCAGCTTGTCGACCCGCTTGCGGGCCGCCTCCGGGTGCTCCCGCAGCCCCTGCTCCAGCCGCCGGTACGCCTCGGTCGCGGGCAGCACCTGACCCGCCAGCCCCACCCCGCCGAAGGCGAGGGTGTCCGCGCCGTCGAGTTCGCGCGCCGCCTCGTCCAGTTCCCGCTCCCACGCACTCATGCCCCACTATGTGCCCACCCCACCACCCCCTCCAACCACAAGGAAGGGCCCCCTGTTAACGCCTCCGGTAGAGGAAGGGCCCCTTGTTAACCACAGGGTCAGGTCAGCCGGGTCGCGTCGCGCAACGGACGCCAGGCGAACACGGCGATCGCCGCCATAGCCCCCGCCGCGGCCCAGAACGGTGTGGTGATCCGCCAGGTCCCGGCCAGCAGACCGCCGAGGAGCGCACCGAGCGCGGCTCCGCCGAGATCGAGCAGCGCATACACGCTGCCAACCCGCCCGCGCAGGTGGGACGGCACGATTCGCTGCCGGACCGACGCGGCGGTGATGCCCCAGACCATGGCGTGGACGCTGAAGACGATCAGGACAGCGGCGGCGATCCAGGGCGCCGTCGTGACGGCCAGGGTCACGTGTGTGACGACCTCGACGACCAGGCCGCCACGCAGCACCGTACCGGCGCCGAGCGCCCGGGTGAGTGCGCCGGCAACCGTCGTGCCGAACAGGCCCCCGACAGCGAACGAGGTCAGCAGGAAGCCGTACCCGACGTCGGACAGGCCCAGTCGCTGCCGGCAGTAGAGCACGAACACCGCGAATGCGGCACCGAACGCTACGTTGCCCAGGCCCATGCTCACGGCGAGCGTCCGCAACAGGCGGTGCCGCCACAGCCAGCGCACACCCTGGCGTATCTCGCCGCGCAGCGAGCCGCGCGGACGGGCCTCGTCCGGCACGGGCGCCCGTCGGATGCCGGCGATCAGGGCCGCCGCAGCCGCGAAGGTCAGCGCGTCGAGCCCGAACGGCACAGCGGCGGAGACGACGAACAGCCACGCGCCCAGCGGCTTGGCGACGAACTGGTTGCCGATGGTGAACGTCGCGTACAGCCGGGCGTTGGCGGCGGGCAGCCTCTCGGATGCGACCACCGCCGGGAGCAGAGCGCCCATCGCGGTGTCCACGAGGGTTTCACCGACGCCGAGCAGGAACAGCACCACGTAGATGACCGCCACGGTGACCGTGCCGGTGGCGACGGTGAGCGTCAGCCCGGCCAGCGCCGCGGCGCGGAACAGATTGACGACGACGACCAGCAGACGTCTGTCGAGCCGGTCCACGTATGCGCCGCTGACCAGCGCGAACAGCAGCCAAGGCAGTTGTTGGGCGAAGACGGCGCCGGCGATCAGGGCCGGATCGTTGCTGACGGCGGCCACCAGCAGCGGGCCGGCGGCCATGGTGACACCGTCACCGATGTTGGAGACCGCCGAAGCGGTCCACAGTCTGGTGAAGTCCGCGCCGAGACGCGCGGGTGGAAGGGCACGCAAGAAGAGCTCCTCGAGCCAGGAGGGAAACGGTCATGAGGGACCGCTTCGCGGCGAGGAGCACCGCCGCCGGGATCCGGCGGCGAAGCGTCAGCGAGCGGTGTGCTCTCGCGGCGAAGCGGGGACCGCCGGCAGGCTGAGGCGCATCTGCGGCTCCTTAACTGTCGATTGACGTTCCGGGCAGGATATTCGGCTGTCGCCCGCTGCGCCGCCCGTCCCACCGGACGGCGAAGGCCCGGCCTGGGCGGCCGGGCCTTCGCGGGTGGGGCGGGTCAGGCGGCGGTGACCGCGAGGGACTCCTTGGTGTCGGACAGGTCGACGCGGACCGTGTCGCCGTCGCGGATCTCACCGGCCAGCAGCGCCTTGGCGAGCTGGTCGCCGATCGCCGACTGCACCAGCCGGCGCAGCGGGCGGGCGCCGTAGATCGGGTCGTACCCGTGCTCGGCCAGCCACGTCCGGGCCGCGTCGGTGATCTCCAGGCCCAGCCGGCGGTCCGCGAGACGGGTACGCATCCGGTCGAGCTGGATGTCCACGATCGAGCGCAGGTCCTCGCCCTGGAGCGCGGCGAACACCACGATGTCGTCGAGCCGGTTGAGGAACTCCGGCTTGAAGTGCGACCGGACCACCGCGAGCACGCCCTCCCGGCGCTCGTTCTCGCTGAGCGTCAGGTCGCTGATCACCGACGAACCCAGGTTCGAGGTGAGGATCAGGATCGCGTTGCGGAAGTCCACGGTACGGCCCTGACCGTCGGTGAGCCGGCCGTCGTCGAGCACCTGGAGCAGCACGTCGAAGACGTCCGGGTGGGCCTTCTCCACCTCGTCCAGCAGGATCACCGAGTACGGCCGGCGGCGTACCGCCTCGGTGAGCTGGCCGCCCTCCTCGTAGCCGACGTATCCGGGCGGGGCACCGACCAGGCGGGCCACCGAGTGCTTCTCGCCGTACTCGCTCATGTCGATGCGGACCATGGCCCGCTCGTCGTCGAAGAGGAACTCGGCGAGCGCCTTGGCGAGCTCGGTCTTGCCGACGCCGGTCGGGCCGAGGAACAGGAAGCTGCCGGTCGGGCGGTCCGGGTCGGCGACGCCGGCCCGGGCGCGGCGCACCGCGTCGGAGACCGCGCCCACCGCCTCGGCCTGGCCGACGACGCGGGCCCGCAGCGACTCCTCCATCCGGAGCAGCTTGGCGGTCTCGCCTTCGAGCAGCCGGCCGGCGGGGATGCCGGTCCAGGAGGCGACCACGGCGGCGATGTCGTCCGCGCCGACCTCCTCCTTGAGCATCGCGCCGTCGGCCTGGAGCCGGGCCAGCTCCTCCTCGGCCTGCTTCAGCTCGGTCCGCAGCGCGGGGATCCGGCCGTACCGCAGCTCGGCGGCGCGTTCCAGCTCGCCGTCGCGCTCGGCCCGCTCGGCCTCGCCGCCGAGGCGCTCCAGCTCCTCCTTGGCGGTGGAGAGCTTGGTGATGTGGCTCTTCTCGGTCTGCCAGCGTTCGGAGAGCGCGGTGAGCTGCTCGCGCTTGTCGGCCAGCTCCTTGCGCAGCCGCTCCAGACGCTCGGCGGACGCGGCGTCCGGCTCCTTCGCCAGCGCCATCTCCTCGATCTCCAGGCGGCGTACCGCCCGCTCGATCTCGTCCACCTCGACCGGGCGCGAGTCGATCTCCATGCGCAGCCGGGACGCGGACTCGTCCACCAGGTCGATCGCCTTGTCCGGCAGGAAGCGGTCGGTGATGTACCGGTCGGAGAGCGCGGCGGCGGCGACCAGGGCGGCGTCGGTGATGCGTACGCCGTGGTGCACCTCGTAG from the Micromonospora sp. WMMA1947 genome contains:
- a CDS encoding metalloregulator ArsR/SmtB family transcription factor, translated to MEYVGTALAEMTMPQISPLAGEPIERADAERLAGVLKALADPARLRLLSLIQSAPEGEACVCDLTAPLGLSQPTVSHHLRILTEAGLLEREKRGVWAYYRLVPSAIATIADLLTPPRKRATKKAR
- a CDS encoding DUF4178 domain-containing protein — encoded protein: MNGSLAYVVTTLGCLVGVAGVVIAVIALRRSRSASGPKAKAAPGDPFRDRDADALRGDPRALKPGDIVEIRSVPYTVRGSVHLVEGGWSWAEHLLDDAGGVKRWLSVETDPDLELVLWTSEPGATVTPGAPTLEMAGRRYNWDESGQARYTATEGTGLDPHGTMRYYDYQAPGGARLSFEAYGEAGWEVNLGEELRRAEVMIYPQGGPETVR
- a CDS encoding DUF4247 domain-containing protein, producing the protein MTYRRWFVVGVAVAVIGALIAAFAIFYGNFSPRGYVEDNFSRASGRDIGSNAIAYTSNKAPSEVSKQITDAWRPADQYVDGSGVYLRYDDDSVVILPLAVGSVILLERMTTAYPRYHSVVGNSWGWGRGSTVRGGGPGSGK
- the pyrE gene encoding orotate phosphoribosyltransferase, with the translated sequence MGDHDDLRKFITDLAVVHGRVVLSSGREADWYVDLRRVTLHHEAAPLIGRVMRDLTADWAYDAVGGLTLGADPVAAAMLHASAGTGRAVDAFVVRKEGKAHGLQRRIEGPDVSGRRVLAVEDTSTTGGSVLTAVEALREAGAEVVGVAVIVDRGAGDTVRAAGLPYRAAYTLADLGLVA
- a CDS encoding DUF2617 family protein is translated as MLVSLHTPYVDTSAADLSLALGGPELPALAVRDIDLPGLPRLRLRLLGASHQVVLGGLTETVACLPGRPPHLPDALHDATTGYRFMATVLRPDGDGLRTRVAALRAELAEDPYALIGVFPGDEDAVTALSVRPRPPDGALAWRTWHVYPQTNELVLTETVVEEL
- a CDS encoding polyamine aminopropyltransferase; its protein translation is MTVDVAARPRWRLARAAVLLAVFVCAACGLVYELALVALGSYLIGDTVGQASIVLGVMVFAMGVGALVAKPLQSRAVVSFAVIELTLALLGGLSVLGLYAAFAWLDLYGPALVGTAFVLGLLIGAEIPLLMVMLQRIREQSAGSAVADLFAADYVGALLGGLAFPFLLIPVFGQLKGALVVGAVNAVAGVVLVFTVFRADLSRRARAALGAATVVVGLLLGYAWVTAHDFEVTTRQQLYRDPVVHAERSRYQEIVLTRSVREPGQSATDLRLFLNGDLQFSSIDEYRYHEALVHPAMRGAHGDVLVLGAGDGLAAREILKYPDVRSVTLVDLDPAVVELARREPQLRELNRESLTDPRVRVLNLDAFAWLRTATDRFDVVIADLPDPDETATAKLYTIEFYTLIRPVLAPGGRLVVQSGSPYFAPRSYWSIERSIREAGFATVPYHVDVPSFGDWGFVLAAPGDVAPELALPADPPPLRFLTPDVLAAAATFPADRARLDVPASTLLRPRVLDYAREEWRGY
- a CDS encoding DUF350 domain-containing protein, yielding MQHLVTDLLVTLAYGAVGVVLMAIGYVLVDLATPGKLHELIWAERNRNAALLLSSNLLGVGTIVVAAIVASDDDFTLGLIGAAAYGILGLVIMAAAFVLLDVATPGKLGELLVDPQPHPAVWVSATVHLATGAIIAAAII
- a CDS encoding VTT domain-containing protein, which produces MPDRAGVPCVAVDTAEKTRMFSESVALNPLDPKDLIHTFGMIGVWVILFAETGLLVGFFFPGDSLLFLAGVAASPVADAIFGDGTRVSLAGLLIGGPLCAIVGAQLGHWLGARFGRRMFDKPNSRLFKREYVEKAEYYFQKFGPAKAVVLARFIPIVRTFLNPVAGVLGMSSRQFFVWNVVGAILWVDGILLIGYLLARQIYDAIGDKIDRYILPVVALIIVISVLPIFFEFLRDRRARKRGEAVAVITAATVAGTVEAAREGIHEHGDGHDGSHRR
- a CDS encoding SDR family NAD(P)-dependent oxidoreductase, with product MTGDTHPSRRRALVTGASLGIGEAFARRLAADGWDLVLVARDAARLDALAAELTGRHGGDAETIAADLSTEDGCPAVEHRLAAGTPIELLVNNAGISLNTSFVRSSVADEARLVRLNVLAVLRLTHAALGPMIERGHGAVINVSSVAGFGVPMPGSTYSASKAWVTNFSESIGQSVAPLGVRVMALCPGYTRTGNHERAGIDMSRLPAWAWLRADDVVAEGLRDLHKGKSVSVPDWKYKVAAAGLRHAPKRLLRGFRRDTRGTVGR